Proteins encoded in a region of the Zunongwangia endophytica genome:
- a CDS encoding cyclase family protein, translating to MLAQIQYEEETFSIDFSKPIDISLSLRGDERNPIAWYLDAPRITPFRDGDFVGKVSEGASVNFNNIQFNPHGHGTHTECVGHISKDFFSINQTLKKFFFKAKLISVTPEDEDEDQVISEAILKDQIGNSCPESLIIRTIPNYIDKRSKKYSHTNWPYLSEDAMLHIRKLNVKHLLIDLPSVDKEKDEGKLLAHKAFWDYPKNTRFDATITELVYIPNQIEDGAYFLNLQIAAFENDASPSKPVLYKIQ from the coding sequence ATGCTTGCACAAATTCAGTATGAAGAAGAAACGTTTTCTATTGATTTTTCAAAACCAATCGATATTTCGTTGAGTTTGCGTGGCGATGAAAGAAACCCGATAGCATGGTATTTAGATGCACCTAGGATTACGCCATTTAGAGATGGTGATTTTGTAGGGAAAGTTTCAGAAGGAGCTTCAGTGAATTTTAATAACATTCAGTTTAATCCGCATGGGCATGGGACGCATACCGAATGTGTTGGGCATATCAGTAAAGATTTTTTCAGTATAAATCAGACGCTTAAAAAATTCTTCTTTAAGGCAAAATTAATTTCTGTTACACCAGAAGATGAAGATGAAGATCAGGTGATTTCCGAAGCAATTCTTAAAGATCAGATAGGTAATTCTTGTCCAGAATCTTTAATTATTAGAACAATACCTAATTATATCGATAAGCGCAGCAAGAAATATTCACACACCAATTGGCCTTATTTATCTGAAGATGCAATGCTGCACATTCGTAAATTGAATGTAAAGCATTTGCTTATAGATTTACCCTCGGTAGATAAAGAAAAGGATGAGGGGAAACTATTGGCACATAAAGCATTTTGGGACTATCCTAAAAATACTCGATTTGATGCTACCATTACAGAGCTTGTTTATATCCCAAACCAGATCGAAGACGGAGCATACTTCCTGAATTTGCAGATCGCTGCTTTTGAGAATGATGCTTCGCCTTCTAAACCAGTTTTGTATAAAATTCAGTAA
- the hemW gene encoding radical SAM family heme chaperone HemW: MSGIYIHIPFCKQACHYCDFHFSTSLKKKDELINALQKELILRKDEMPEGSIQTIYFGGGTPSLLNLAELNAIFETIYATYNVAENAEITLEANPDDLSEEKIEELANSKINRLSIGVQSFFEDDLKLMNRAHNAEEALQSIKLARSKFDNISVDLIYGVPGMSDERWKKNIQILLDLDIPHISSYALTVEPNTALQKFIEKGKVKPVDDAAAAQNFEILRTTLKNAGFEHYEFSNYGKPGYFSQNNTAYWLGKPYLGIGPSAHSYDGNCRKWNVANNSLYIKAIEKSELPLQLEELSTTDRYNEYIMMRLRTHFGVDFEEIESKFGKKYLKYLEEQSAVLFQKQLLRTEDNVMHITEKGTFLSDGIAADLFYLD; this comes from the coding sequence ATGAGCGGAATCTACATTCATATCCCATTTTGTAAGCAGGCGTGCCATTACTGCGATTTTCATTTTTCTACTTCGCTAAAAAAGAAAGATGAGTTGATAAACGCATTGCAAAAAGAACTGATTCTTCGGAAAGATGAAATGCCGGAAGGATCTATCCAAACCATTTATTTTGGTGGCGGGACACCAAGTTTGCTGAATTTAGCTGAATTGAATGCGATTTTTGAAACCATTTACGCCACTTACAATGTTGCTGAAAATGCTGAAATTACTTTAGAAGCCAATCCTGACGATCTTTCTGAAGAGAAAATAGAGGAGCTGGCCAATTCAAAAATTAATAGATTAAGTATTGGCGTACAGTCTTTTTTTGAAGATGATTTAAAATTGATGAATCGTGCACATAATGCTGAAGAAGCACTGCAATCTATAAAACTGGCGCGATCAAAATTCGATAATATTTCGGTTGATTTGATTTATGGAGTACCGGGAATGAGTGATGAACGATGGAAGAAAAACATTCAGATTTTATTGGATTTGGATATTCCGCATATTTCGAGCTATGCATTAACGGTAGAGCCAAATACAGCACTGCAAAAGTTTATAGAAAAGGGAAAAGTAAAACCCGTAGATGATGCTGCTGCAGCGCAAAATTTTGAGATTTTAAGAACGACTCTTAAAAATGCAGGATTTGAACATTATGAATTTTCAAATTATGGAAAACCGGGCTATTTTTCGCAAAACAATACCGCATACTGGTTAGGGAAACCATATTTGGGAATTGGTCCTTCTGCGCATTCCTATGACGGAAATTGTAGAAAGTGGAATGTTGCGAACAATTCGCTTTATATCAAAGCGATCGAAAAATCAGAATTGCCACTTCAATTAGAAGAATTGAGTACCACAGATCGTTACAACGAATATATTATGATGCGACTAAGGACTCATTTTGGAGTAGATTTTGAAGAAATAGAATCGAAATTCGGTAAAAAATATCTGAAATATTTAGAGGAACAGTCGGCTGTTTTATTTCAGAAACAACTTCTAAGAACCGAAGATAACGTGATGCATATTACAGAAAAAGGAACTTTTTTAAGCGACGGAATCGCGGCAGATCTGTTTTATTTGGATTAG